In the Methylophilus sp. 5 genome, one interval contains:
- a CDS encoding DUF2818 family protein, translating into MAAKLIFLLLMLFMANLGWVSDKWLGLVGTVNQLWQRFALLLPAYFITLVIGYLVERFVMGQVWPQGWEFYSITLCVFLVLSFPGFIYRVLWK; encoded by the coding sequence ATGGCCGCTAAACTGATCTTTTTATTGTTGATGCTGTTTATGGCTAATCTCGGCTGGGTGTCGGATAAGTGGCTAGGCCTGGTCGGCACCGTGAATCAACTCTGGCAGCGCTTTGCTTTGCTGCTGCCTGCCTACTTCATCACGCTTGTGATCGGCTATCTGGTCGAGCGTTTTGTCATGGGGCAGGTCTGGCCGCAAGGCTGGGAGTTCTACAGCATCACCTTGTGTGTATTTTTGGTGCTGTCGTTCCCGGGCTTTATTTATCGCGTGCTGTGGAAATAA
- a CDS encoding phosphatase PAP2 family protein, which yields MLKLQQTLGWVQSVDSRLCVKVSHTGQYRLIRNLFRAISRMGDGMFWYLLMLVIAITQGAAGWYACLHMLTAGLTGTLVYKWLKHRTSRPRPFQVRQDVLLSGTPLDYFSFPSGHTLHAVAFGMVAVQHYPQLFPIVYPFVVLVGISRVVLGLHYPSDVLAGAGVGYLLVALYAPLF from the coding sequence ATGCTGAAACTACAACAAACCCTAGGCTGGGTGCAGTCGGTAGACAGCCGTTTGTGTGTCAAAGTCAGCCATACCGGGCAATACCGTCTCATTCGCAACCTGTTTCGTGCCATTTCACGCATGGGCGATGGCATGTTCTGGTACTTGCTGATGCTGGTGATTGCGATCACGCAAGGGGCCGCAGGTTGGTATGCCTGCTTGCATATGTTAACCGCAGGCCTGACTGGTACGCTGGTTTACAAATGGCTCAAACACCGCACCAGTCGCCCAAGACCGTTTCAGGTGCGTCAGGATGTATTGCTAAGCGGCACTCCGCTTGATTACTTTAGTTTTCCTTCTGGTCATACCTTGCACGCGGTGGCGTTTGGCATGGTTGCCGTGCAGCATTATCCGCAATTGTTTCCTATTGTTTACCCGTTTGTTGTGCTGGTTGGCATCTCGCGTGTCGTGCTCGGTTTGCATTACCCTAGCGATGTGCTGGCAGGGGCGGGCGTTGGATATTTGTTGGTGGCACTCTATGCGCCGCTGTTTTAA
- a CDS encoding DUF2798 domain-containing protein yields the protein MTQTNNHFYKIPKRYTPYVFAFLMAGIMAFLMSMVIVAANSGMQAGYLFRVLHAYALAMPIAFLCVLIVRPVVMYLVQRLVDTA from the coding sequence ATGACGCAAACAAACAACCATTTTTACAAGATCCCAAAAAGATATACGCCTTATGTGTTTGCATTTTTGATGGCAGGCATCATGGCATTTTTAATGTCTATGGTGATTGTGGCGGCGAATAGCGGCATGCAAGCAGGCTATTTATTTCGCGTCTTGCACGCGTATGCGTTAGCCATGCCGATTGCGTTTTTGTGCGTGCTGATTGTGAGGCCAGTGGTCATGTATCTTGTACAGCGATTGGTTGATACGGCTTAA
- a CDS encoding LysR family transcriptional regulator has product MDTLRSIESFVKAVQAGSIAAGARLQGITAAAASQNIQRLEKSLGARLLVRTTRKLAMTESGELYYAEVQPVIEALARAQSVITEFHGQPQGRLKIGSSVAFGRHVLMPLMPAFTRNFPKVSIELVLSDHSLDHVTQDIDISIRFKQQLEPGLVARKIASVPVLFCASPDYLLRKGTPSQPEQLSEHDCLMFRVPVDGRLLSWEFDRNGLHYVPEITPSMICNDIDSLHRLAVEGAGIARLAAFVANEDIQRGSLVSLFQTASVSSDYLPSASVPLEFYACFRDRHAMTNKVRAFMDYLLKVMPDVW; this is encoded by the coding sequence ATGGATACGCTACGCAGCATAGAGAGTTTTGTAAAAGCGGTGCAGGCAGGTAGCATCGCAGCCGGTGCCCGGTTGCAGGGCATTACCGCCGCTGCGGCTAGCCAAAATATCCAGCGGCTCGAAAAATCATTAGGTGCACGCCTACTGGTGCGCACCACCCGCAAACTGGCCATGACTGAAAGCGGCGAGCTTTATTATGCTGAGGTGCAGCCTGTGATAGAGGCGCTCGCCAGGGCACAATCGGTCATTACTGAGTTTCATGGGCAACCACAAGGCCGTTTAAAAATAGGGTCATCGGTCGCGTTTGGTCGTCACGTCTTAATGCCGCTGATGCCGGCTTTTACCCGCAATTTTCCTAAGGTGTCTATTGAGTTAGTGCTGTCTGATCATAGTCTCGATCATGTCACGCAAGATATTGATATTAGTATTCGCTTCAAGCAGCAGCTTGAACCCGGCCTGGTGGCAAGAAAGATTGCCAGTGTGCCGGTGTTGTTTTGCGCATCGCCAGATTACCTGCTAAGAAAAGGCACGCCAAGCCAGCCTGAACAGTTGTCTGAGCATGATTGCCTCATGTTTCGTGTGCCGGTAGATGGCCGGTTACTCAGCTGGGAGTTTGATCGCAACGGCCTGCATTACGTGCCTGAAATCACGCCCAGTATGATCTGTAACGATATTGACTCATTGCATCGTTTGGCAGTGGAGGGCGCGGGTATCGCACGGCTGGCCGCCTTTGTAGCAAACGAAGATATTCAGCGCGGCAGCTTGGTGTCACTGTTTCAAACGGCGTCGGTCTCGTCTGACTATCTGCCATCTGCCAGTGTGCCGCTAGAGTTTTATGCCTGTTTTCGTGATCGTCATGCGATGACCAATAAGGTGCGAGCTTTTATGGATTACTTACTGAAAGTGATGCCGGACGTGTGGTGA
- a CDS encoding cold-shock protein, which yields MVTGSVKWFNDSKGFGFITPDNGGEDLFAHFSAIQSAGFKTLKENQRVSFEVATGPKGKQAANIQIIE from the coding sequence ATGGTAACAGGTTCTGTTAAGTGGTTTAACGATTCAAAAGGTTTCGGTTTCATTACGCCTGACAACGGCGGCGAAGATTTGTTCGCACACTTCTCTGCAATTCAATCTGCAGGTTTCAAAACTTTGAAAGAAAATCAACGCGTAAGCTTTGAAGTAGCTACTGGCCCTAAAGGCAAACAAGCTGCAAACATTCAAATCATTGAATAA
- the infA gene encoding translation initiation factor IF-1, which translates to MAKEELIEMQGAVTEILPDARYRVKLDNGHTLIAYTGGKMRKHKIRILAGDKITIEMSPYDMDKGRIIFRHLEPRKPF; encoded by the coding sequence ATGGCAAAAGAAGAGTTAATTGAAATGCAAGGTGCAGTGACTGAGATCCTGCCGGATGCACGCTACCGCGTCAAGCTGGATAATGGTCATACATTAATTGCTTACACTGGCGGTAAAATGCGCAAGCACAAGATTCGCATTCTGGCTGGTGATAAAATCACCATCGAAATGTCTCCTTACGACATGGACAAAGGCCGCATTATTTTCCGTCATTTAGAGCCGCGCAAGCCGTTCTAA
- a CDS encoding DUF2798 domain-containing protein, which produces MVNRPHKHVAFKRKLVFAMLMSLVTVNIVSLSILLMHRVPTALLLEKWLTSISVAWPIVFVSILIIAPHLLRLTEYLIKEPA; this is translated from the coding sequence ATGGTAAACAGGCCCCATAAACACGTGGCATTCAAGCGCAAGCTGGTATTTGCCATGCTAATGTCACTGGTGACCGTGAATATAGTCAGCCTGTCTATTTTGTTGATGCATCGCGTGCCAACGGCATTATTGCTAGAGAAATGGCTAACCAGTATTAGTGTGGCCTGGCCTATTGTGTTTGTCAGCATCCTGATCATTGCGCCGCATTTGCTGCGCCTGACGGAATATTTGATCAAAGAACCGGCCTAG
- a CDS encoding SDR family oxidoreductase, which translates to MSALQQRVALITGGNRGIGFETAKKLGEQGIKVVIGARDQHKGEQAVAELKAIGITAEYVHYDAALPQSPQAVVAALQSRFGQLDILVNNAGILKEDLIGQNNSLTVDQDTLKTTFEANFFAVVALTQALLPLLQRSPAGRIVNLSSILGSQTLHSAPNSPIEAAKGLAYNASKSALNMFTIHLAHALKDSNIKVNSAHPGWVKTELGGADAPMEVSDSWKTSVRLATLDAQGPTGAYFHEDQPLPW; encoded by the coding sequence ATGAGTGCTTTACAACAACGCGTTGCTTTAATTACAGGTGGCAATCGTGGCATCGGTTTTGAAACCGCAAAAAAACTAGGTGAGCAAGGGATCAAGGTCGTCATTGGCGCACGTGACCAGCACAAAGGCGAACAGGCCGTCGCCGAACTCAAAGCCATCGGCATAACGGCTGAATATGTACATTATGATGCAGCACTGCCCCAGTCACCGCAAGCCGTGGTGGCAGCGTTGCAATCGCGCTTTGGCCAACTGGATATTCTCGTTAACAATGCCGGCATTTTAAAAGAAGACCTGATCGGGCAAAACAATAGCTTAACCGTCGACCAGGACACGCTCAAAACCACATTTGAAGCCAACTTTTTTGCCGTTGTCGCCTTAACCCAAGCCTTGCTGCCTTTGCTGCAACGCTCTCCTGCTGGACGCATTGTCAATTTATCCAGCATACTAGGCTCACAAACCTTGCATAGCGCGCCCAATTCGCCGATTGAAGCGGCAAAAGGTCTGGCCTACAACGCCTCCAAGTCGGCCTTGAATATGTTTACTATTCATCTGGCACATGCGTTAAAAGACAGCAATATCAAAGTCAATTCTGCCCATCCTGGTTGGGTTAAAACCGAGTTGGGTGGTGCCGATGCACCGATGGAAGTCAGCGATAGCTGGAAAACCTCAGTCAGACTGGCCACACTAGATGCTCAAGGCCCAACCGGCGCTTATTTCCATGAAGACCAGCCATTGCCATGGTAA
- a CDS encoding TetR/AcrR family transcriptional regulator produces MTLALPPKKRGRPVAFDYDTALQSAMHAFWQHGYEGTSMSSLMDAMQMNKASIYAAYGSKEALFQKAVLRYVQGPASFLTAALAQPTALAVIQLMLSQAAQMLTEQSHPAGCLVTQGALACSAESAEIKTLLRGYRQTLEQQLAQRFVRAIDEKDLLGSADPAVLAKWVMTVHQGMTVQATSGATQAELFNVATMATQLIAQAYSVKATVEG; encoded by the coding sequence ATGACCCTAGCACTCCCTCCTAAGAAACGTGGGCGACCAGTCGCCTTTGATTACGATACGGCGTTGCAGAGCGCCATGCATGCCTTCTGGCAACATGGTTATGAAGGGACGTCTATGAGTAGCTTGATGGATGCTATGCAAATGAATAAAGCGAGCATTTATGCCGCCTATGGCAGCAAAGAGGCTTTATTTCAGAAAGCCGTGCTGCGTTATGTGCAGGGGCCTGCCAGTTTTTTAACGGCGGCACTGGCACAGCCTACGGCGCTGGCGGTGATTCAGTTAATGTTATCGCAGGCGGCGCAGATGCTCACAGAGCAATCACATCCTGCGGGTTGCCTGGTGACGCAGGGCGCATTGGCGTGTAGTGCCGAGTCGGCTGAGATCAAAACATTATTAAGAGGCTATCGCCAGACGCTTGAACAACAACTCGCACAACGCTTTGTACGTGCGATTGATGAAAAAGATTTATTGGGCTCGGCAGATCCGGCAGTGCTTGCCAAATGGGTGATGACGGTACATCAGGGCATGACAGTGCAAGCAACAAGCGGCGCCACCCAGGCTGAGTTATTCAATGTGGCAACCATGGCCACGCAGTTAATCGCGCAGGCCTACTCGGTAAAAGCCACAGTAGAGGGCTAA
- a CDS encoding TetR/AcrR family transcriptional regulator has product MNMREKILNIASSLFDSRGIQASGVDTIILEAGVAKATLYKHFPSKNLLITAYLRDKSDRFYAWLNTQLASKKAESLELLLLLCELMEQWISQPEFRGLPFHIAAVEFPEAEHPINQYSVVLSAELQGYLCKIARHAGAKDPEALGQQLTILFEGAALVERLAPNSGAATRAKLAAITLVRNAV; this is encoded by the coding sequence ATGAACATGCGAGAAAAAATACTCAATATCGCCAGCAGCCTGTTTGATAGCAGAGGCATACAGGCATCCGGCGTCGATACCATCATACTGGAGGCGGGCGTCGCCAAAGCCACGTTGTATAAACACTTCCCCAGCAAAAACCTGCTGATCACCGCCTATTTGCGCGATAAATCAGACAGATTTTATGCTTGGCTCAATACGCAACTGGCGTCTAAAAAAGCCGAATCGTTAGAACTGTTGCTATTGCTGTGCGAGTTGATGGAGCAATGGATCAGCCAGCCAGAGTTCCGCGGCCTGCCCTTCCATATCGCTGCGGTGGAGTTCCCCGAGGCAGAACATCCGATCAACCAATATTCAGTTGTGTTGTCGGCCGAACTGCAAGGTTATTTGTGCAAAATTGCCCGGCATGCCGGCGCTAAAGACCCAGAAGCGCTGGGGCAGCAGCTCACTATTCTATTTGAAGGTGCCGCGCTGGTTGAGCGTCTGGCCCCTAACTCCGGCGCGGCAACGCGGGCCAAACTCGCAGCCATCACACTGGTGCGTAACGCGGTGTAA